A single genomic interval of Arachis duranensis cultivar V14167 chromosome 7, aradu.V14167.gnm2.J7QH, whole genome shotgun sequence harbors:
- the LOC107459326 gene encoding UDP-D-xylose:L-fucose alpha-1,3-D-xylosyltransferase MGP4-like: MSMFLHQRSLHNAFSNPFAAPPPSSANSKRPISILNPATLLVLLCLVMVVGVFSPWVTIPHGIFSVSKPAVSKWNSYTLDQALSFVAKNGTVIVCIVSQPYLPFLNNWLISIRRQNRQDMVLVIAEDYASLYKINERWPGHAVLIPPVLDAESAHKFGSKGFFNFTARRPSHLLKILELGYSVMYNDVDMVWLGDPLLQLEGNHDVYFTDDMIPIKSLNHSHALPPPGKKGRPYICSCMIFLRPTGGAKLVLRKWIQELQNQPWSRTQKSNDQPAFNWALMKTAKEVDLYLLPQAAFPTGGLYFKNKTWVKETKGKHVIIHNNYIVGFEKKIKRFRDYGLWLVDDHADESPLGRI, encoded by the exons ATGTCAATGTTTCTACATCAAAGAAGCTTGCACAATGCCTTTTCGAACCCATTTGCCGCTCCACCACCTTCCTCCGCCAATTCCAAGAGACCCATCTCCATCCTCAACCCAGCGACACTCTTGGTCCTCCTTTGCCTCGTCATGGTGGTGGGTGTCTTCAGCCCCTGGGTCACTATCCCCCATGGAATCTTCTCAGTTTCCAAGCCTGCTGTTTCAAAGTGGAACTCATACACATTGGACCAAGCTCTCTCCTTTGTGGCAAAAAATGGAACTGTCATAGTTTGCATTGTGAGTCAGCCTTACTTGCCGTTTCTCAACAACTGGTTGATCAGTATCAGAAGGCAGAACCGCCAGGATATGGTTCTTGTCATTGCTGAGGACTATGCTTCACTCTATAAGATTAATGAGCGTTGGCCTGGCCATGCTGTTCTTATTCCACCTGTGCTTGATGCTGAATCTGCTCATAAGTTTGGATCTAAG GGTTTCTTCAACTTCACGGCCAGAAGGCCTAGCCATCTTCTGAAGATTTTGGAGCTCGGATATAGTGTAATGTACAATGATGTTGACATGGTCTGGTTGGGGGATCCATTGCTTCAGTTAGAAGGGAATCATGATGTGTACTTTACAGATGATATGATTCCG ATCAAGTCATTAAACCATTCTCATGCTTTACCGCCACCAGGAAAAAAGGGCCGCCCTTACATATGCAGTTGCATGATTTTCCTTCGCCCTACAGGCGGAGCAAAGCTAGTCTTGAGAAAGTGGATCCAGGAACTTCAGAATCAACCATGGTCTAGAACCCAGAAATCAAATGATCAACCTGCTTTTAACTGGGCTTTGATGAAGACAGCTAAAGAG GTGGATTTATACTTGTTGCCGCAGGCAGCTTTTCCTACAGGTGGGCTATATTTCAAGAACAAGACATGGGTTAAGGAAACTAAAGGAAAGCATGTGATCATTCACAATAACTATATAGTAGGTTTTGAGAAGAAGATAAAGCGATTTCGCGACTATGGCCTCTGGTTGGTGGATGATCATGCTGATGAATCCCCGCTTGGTAGAATATGA